In Ignavibacteriota bacterium, one genomic interval encodes:
- the purQ gene encoding phosphoribosylformylglycinamidine synthase subunit PurQ, producing MKSKFGVVVFPGSNCDHDAYHTLKHIYNQETVFLWHKNSSLEDVDVVILPGGFSYGDYLRCGAIARFSPIMKEVVRFAERGGTVIGICNGFQILCEAGLLPGALLRNEQLTFACKFVNLRVETTETMFTNQCKAGEVLSIPIAHGEGNYYVDDAILQELVANRQILFRYCEPDGTLTQQANPNGSRSNIAGIVNKLGNVMGMMPHPERAADPALGPTDGQKIFASLLAHLGVNEATQQLEFAERI from the coding sequence ATGAAGTCAAAATTCGGCGTCGTCGTTTTCCCCGGCTCAAACTGCGACCACGACGCGTACCACACGCTCAAGCATATTTACAATCAGGAGACGGTATTTCTCTGGCATAAGAACTCATCACTTGAAGATGTTGATGTTGTCATTCTTCCGGGCGGATTTTCGTACGGTGATTATCTCCGGTGCGGAGCGATTGCACGGTTCTCTCCAATCATGAAAGAAGTTGTACGGTTTGCAGAACGCGGCGGAACGGTCATTGGGATTTGCAACGGTTTTCAAATATTATGTGAAGCGGGGCTTCTTCCCGGCGCATTGCTTCGGAATGAACAACTTACGTTCGCCTGCAAATTTGTGAATTTACGCGTGGAAACAACAGAAACGATGTTTACCAATCAATGCAAAGCAGGCGAAGTTCTCAGCATCCCAATTGCACATGGCGAGGGAAATTATTATGTTGATGACGCAATCTTGCAGGAATTAGTAGCGAACCGGCAAATTCTTTTTCGCTATTGCGAACCGGATGGAACGCTCACACAACAAGCCAATCCGAATGGCTCACGCTCGAACATTGCAGGGATTGTCAACAAACTTGGAAACGTTATGGGAATGATGCCGCACCCCGAACGTGCCGCCGACCCGGCATTAGGTCCGACCGACGGACAAAAAATTTTTGCTTCGTTGCTTGCCCATCTTGGCGTCAACGAAGCGACTCAACAACTTGAATTTGCTGAAAGGATATAA
- the ndk gene encoding nucleoside-diphosphate kinase — MERTLAILKPDCVKKNLTGQVIAHIEKAGFKILGMKKTRLTKETAGGFYAVHKGRPFYDSLVEFMSSGPCVPIALEKENAIADYRTLIGATDPKDAAEGTIRKLYADNKGENIVHGSDSVENGKIEIAFFFSNQELIQNE, encoded by the coding sequence ATAGAACGTACATTAGCAATATTAAAACCGGATTGTGTTAAAAAGAATCTTACCGGTCAGGTAATTGCACACATAGAAAAAGCGGGATTCAAAATTCTCGGCATGAAGAAAACCCGTTTGACCAAAGAAACCGCAGGCGGATTTTATGCCGTCCATAAAGGGAGACCATTTTATGACAGTCTTGTTGAGTTTATGAGTTCGGGACCATGTGTCCCCATCGCTTTGGAAAAAGAAAATGCGATTGCCGACTACCGTACCTTAATTGGCGCTACCGACCCGAAAGATGCCGCAGAAGGAACAATCCGTAAACTGTATGCGGATAACAAAGGCGAAAACATCGTTCATGGTTCTGATTCTGTTGAAAACGGGAAAATCGAAATTGCCTTTTTCTTTTCAAATCAGGAACTCATTCAAAATGAATAA
- a CDS encoding peptidase M14 produces MMLQNFARQLFHTYDSFRVNLFSSRKFSSEEFHQALEDIIIPTSIVRTRSVGESLEGRRIKLYSVGNGNTNVLLWSQMHGDESTATMAIADILNFFKQTVDEESIKKNLASLSIHFLPMLNPDGAARCQRRTAQGIDMNRDALALRTPEANILRRLQQELKPQFGFNLHDQELSTVSNSKELTAIALLAPAFNEAKDDNDVRLRAKHLAATFTETMNLFIPNRIARYDDAFEPRAFGDNMQKWGTSTLLVESGHDFNDPNKWNIRKLNAVGILTCLFSIATEEFKHSNISLYDSLPFNGKKAYDVIIRNIIIKHETLQAVGGKETPADLAISYQVDTHSEETPLLVDIGDLHTFIGLKEIDGKGKLFSSSRLQMGKPFSM; encoded by the coding sequence ATGATGCTGCAAAATTTTGCCCGACAACTTTTCCATACGTACGATTCATTCCGAGTGAACTTGTTCTCAAGCAGAAAATTTTCTTCCGAGGAATTTCATCAGGCACTTGAAGATATTATTATTCCAACTTCGATTGTCAGAACGCGGAGTGTTGGTGAATCTCTTGAAGGAAGAAGGATAAAATTGTATTCTGTCGGAAATGGAAACACGAACGTGCTACTGTGGTCTCAAATGCACGGCGATGAATCAACGGCAACGATGGCAATTGCTGATATTCTCAATTTCTTCAAGCAAACGGTTGATGAAGAATCAATAAAAAAAAATCTTGCGTCGCTATCAATTCATTTTCTTCCGATGTTGAATCCTGATGGAGCGGCGCGTTGTCAAAGAAGAACAGCGCAGGGAATTGATATGAACCGCGATGCACTTGCACTCCGAACACCGGAAGCGAATATCCTCCGACGACTTCAGCAGGAATTGAAACCGCAATTCGGTTTTAATTTACACGACCAGGAACTCAGCACGGTTTCAAATTCAAAGGAATTGACAGCGATTGCGTTGCTCGCCCCCGCTTTCAATGAAGCAAAAGATGATAACGATGTACGGCTTCGTGCAAAACATCTTGCCGCAACGTTCACTGAAACGATGAATCTTTTTATTCCAAACAGAATTGCCCGCTACGATGATGCGTTCGAGCCGCGCGCATTCGGTGATAACATGCAGAAATGGGGAACAAGCACACTCTTAGTCGAATCGGGACACGATTTCAATGACCCGAATAAATGGAATATCCGGAAATTGAACGCGGTGGGAATCCTCACGTGCCTTTTTTCCATCGCAACAGAAGAGTTTAAACACTCAAACATTTCATTGTACGATTCGTTGCCGTTTAACGGAAAGAAGGCGTACGATGTTATTATCCGTAACATCATCATCAAACATGAAACTCTACAAGCCGTTGGAGGAAAAGAAACTCCTGCTGATCTTGCAATTTCTTATCAGGTCGACACGCACTCAGAAGAAACACCGTTACTTGTGGATATTGGAGACTTACACACATTTATCGGGCTAAAAGAAATTGATGGGAAGGGAAAATTATTCTCTTCTTCTCGGTTACAAATGGGAAAGCCGTTTTCGATGTAA
- a CDS encoding fibronectin type III domain-containing protein, with product MKKSLVFLSWILLAILGMVFVSCVEEEEPMKVPLRPTNVRASAVSSTEINITWKDNSDNEDGFRVERTTIDSLNFMKPVASVEAGVTSFTDLDLTPTTSYAYRIIAYNVGGNSAPSSITVGTTQSTPTPPNQPLTLRAIPVSNTRVYLSWQDNSNNEEAFRIERAATGTSSFFGLDTVPENIDYYEDDNAVAGTSYQYRVYAYNPIGSSGYSDVVTVIAGANVIPPFAPSLLSATAISGTQIHLQWKDNSPNEGGFRIERAPGTTALFSVIANPERGTTSYRDKNLVPGTSYTYRVRAFNNIGLSGFSNTADAFTAGLNGVPVGPTSLTAQVKSATQIWLEWTDNSDNEDGFYIERGPGGTTNYVLVATVNANDSVYKMKGLSSSTSYNFRVRAFNLDGQSEYSNVITRATLQIQGVPAAPSLVQIDNAQLTHEQVRFTWTDRSANEDGFHIERAPAGTQDFVQIAIAEVNSKEYTDHEVQQSTRYSYRIRAYNLAGMSNYANTVTALTKSSTETKFINGSSHVIVSLVVDGVQYLTAPQEISVGSFMPVALAAGRHTYAMKNGYWDGFQPVVLYADTGQFIQQESVSGSVGFTDPTIYKIITKFKYSSYWEAKYNNGVDSMGYRFFSDGSFFYYDKGVQRQSGIYMLKQYNTNFSVVFKAGDVEGTLLERPDMGYFTMPNGPPGENVLKYYYQHP from the coding sequence ATGAAGAAATCTCTTGTATTTTTATCATGGATATTGCTCGCGATACTTGGAATGGTTTTCGTTTCGTGTGTGGAAGAAGAGGAACCGATGAAGGTTCCTCTCCGTCCGACAAATGTTCGGGCGTCTGCTGTTTCTTCGACAGAAATCAACATTACGTGGAAAGACAATTCCGATAATGAAGATGGTTTCCGGGTAGAACGGACAACGATTGATTCATTGAATTTTATGAAACCAGTCGCTTCGGTGGAAGCGGGAGTGACCTCGTTTACCGATTTAGATTTGACCCCGACAACAAGTTATGCGTACCGGATTATTGCGTACAATGTCGGTGGAAATTCCGCTCCATCATCCATAACGGTCGGGACGACCCAAAGTACGCCGACACCGCCAAATCAACCATTAACGTTACGAGCGATTCCGGTTTCCAACACACGTGTGTATCTCTCATGGCAGGATAATTCAAATAATGAAGAAGCATTCCGAATCGAACGAGCCGCTACAGGAACTTCGAGTTTCTTCGGACTTGATACTGTACCGGAAAATATTGATTACTATGAAGACGATAATGCAGTTGCAGGGACTTCGTACCAATACCGTGTGTATGCGTATAATCCAATTGGTTCCTCAGGCTATTCTGATGTAGTGACTGTAATTGCCGGTGCAAATGTAATTCCGCCATTTGCTCCATCCCTACTCAGCGCAACGGCAATTTCAGGAACACAGATTCACTTACAATGGAAAGATAATTCACCCAACGAAGGTGGTTTCAGAATTGAACGCGCTCCCGGCACCACTGCTCTATTTTCTGTAATTGCAAATCCTGAACGCGGAACCACAAGTTATCGTGATAAAAATCTTGTTCCGGGAACAAGTTACACGTACCGGGTTCGGGCTTTTAACAATATTGGTCTTTCCGGATTTTCCAACACGGCTGACGCATTTACAGCCGGATTAAACGGCGTGCCGGTCGGACCGACAAGTCTGACAGCACAAGTCAAATCTGCGACGCAAATCTGGCTTGAGTGGACAGATAACTCAGACAATGAAGACGGATTTTATATTGAGCGAGGTCCGGGTGGAACTACTAATTACGTTCTTGTAGCCACCGTAAATGCCAATGATTCTGTTTATAAAATGAAAGGACTCTCATCATCAACGTCGTATAATTTTCGAGTCCGGGCGTTTAATCTTGATGGTCAATCCGAATACTCAAATGTTATTACCCGTGCTACGTTGCAAATTCAAGGAGTTCCTGCCGCACCATCCTTGGTGCAAATTGATAATGCCCAGTTAACACATGAACAGGTTCGGTTCACATGGACCGACCGTTCAGCAAACGAAGACGGTTTTCATATCGAACGGGCTCCGGCGGGAACACAGGACTTTGTTCAAATAGCAATAGCCGAGGTTAATTCAAAGGAGTACACCGACCACGAAGTTCAACAATCTACCCGATACAGTTATCGTATCCGTGCATATAATCTTGCAGGAATGTCGAATTATGCGAACACGGTAACAGCATTGACAAAGAGTTCTACGGAAACCAAATTTATTAATGGTTCTTCTCATGTCATTGTTTCACTCGTGGTTGACGGGGTGCAATATCTGACTGCACCACAAGAAATTTCAGTCGGGAGTTTTATGCCGGTGGCGTTGGCGGCAGGCAGACATACGTACGCAATGAAGAACGGTTACTGGGACGGGTTCCAACCGGTTGTACTGTATGCTGATACCGGTCAATTCATTCAGCAAGAAAGCGTAAGCGGTTCTGTCGGATTTACAGACCCGACTATTTATAAAATTATCACAAAGTTTAAATATTCTTCTTATTGGGAAGCGAAATATAATAACGGTGTGGATAGCATGGGCTACAGGTTTTTCTCTGATGGGTCATTCTTCTATTATGACAAAGGAGTGCAGAGACAAAGCGGAATTTACATGCTCAAGCAATACAACACGAATTTTTCTGTCGTCTTCAAAGCAGGTGATGTGGAAGGAACATTACTCGAACGACCGGACATGGGATACTTTACCATGCCGAATGGTCCGCCCGGAGAGAATGTCTTAAAATATTATTACCAACATCCATAA
- a CDS encoding sulfurtransferase has translation MTHSPQFLRLVDDAKTRIKQTTPEEVKQKMDNDEKFVLVDVREDNEWEQGHIVGAIHIGKGIIERDIELHVPDFNAEIVLYCGGGYRTALAADNLRRMGYTNVISMDGGWRRWNELGYPVSSF, from the coding sequence GTGACTCACTCTCCACAATTTCTCCGGCTTGTTGATGATGCAAAGACTCGCATCAAACAAACAACGCCGGAAGAAGTCAAACAGAAAATGGACAACGACGAGAAGTTTGTGCTTGTTGATGTTCGCGAAGATAACGAATGGGAACAAGGACATATCGTCGGGGCAATTCACATAGGCAAGGGAATTATCGAGCGTGACATTGAGTTGCACGTCCCCGATTTCAATGCGGAAATTGTTCTCTATTGCGGCGGCGGGTATCGAACTGCGCTGGCGGCAGATAATCTTCGGCGCATGGGTTACACTAACGTCATCTCTATGGATGGCGGCTGGAGACGGTGGAATGAACTTGGATATCCGGTGAGTAGTTTTTGA
- a CDS encoding phosphatidylserine decarboxylase family protein produces MITHYGLDVVVKFFIIAVLIVAATFFFTQSGAIRYIIFSIVGLATIFVLNFFRDPDRTTPPGNNIVVSPADGKVVLIKEFYEDEYLKCDAVQVSVFMSPLNVHVNRFPISGQVGYFRYIQGEYLVAFEDKSSERNERTHIGVESNGYKVLFKQIAGAVARRIVAPITVGQLAVMGERFGMIKFGSRVDVIMPKGTHINVKLNEHVVAGESVLATFTPKPTSEQ; encoded by the coding sequence GTGATTACACACTACGGCCTTGATGTCGTTGTCAAGTTCTTTATCATCGCGGTGCTGATTGTTGCCGCGACATTCTTCTTCACGCAGAGCGGTGCGATTCGTTATATCATTTTCTCCATAGTCGGGCTTGCCACAATTTTTGTCTTGAATTTTTTCCGCGACCCCGACCGGACAACACCTCCCGGAAATAACATCGTTGTTTCTCCTGCCGACGGAAAAGTCGTTCTCATCAAAGAATTTTATGAAGATGAATATCTGAAGTGCGATGCAGTACAGGTGAGTGTGTTTATGTCGCCGCTGAATGTTCATGTGAACAGGTTTCCCATTTCCGGTCAAGTCGGATATTTTCGGTATATTCAGGGCGAGTACCTTGTAGCGTTTGAAGATAAATCCTCTGAACGGAACGAACGAACGCATATCGGTGTTGAAAGCAACGGATACAAAGTACTTTTTAAGCAGATTGCCGGAGCAGTTGCCCGCAGAATTGTCGCCCCGATTACAGTCGGTCAGTTGGCGGTCATGGGCGAGCGGTTCGGCATGATTAAGTTCGGCTCCCGCGTTGATGTCATCATGCCCAAAGGCACACACATCAATGTAAAGTTGAACGAACATGTTGTTGCAGGCGAATCGGTGCTTGCAACCTTTACTCCGAAGCCAACTTCGGAACAATAA
- the purS gene encoding phosphoribosylformylglycinamidine synthase subunit PurS: MFKAKISITLRQSILDPQGKAIHHALESLSMNNVSEVRIGKFVEMTLNSPTKQEAEQTVEQACKKLLANPVMEDFHFVVEAI, translated from the coding sequence GTGTTCAAAGCGAAAATATCAATAACACTCCGTCAATCCATTCTCGACCCGCAAGGGAAAGCAATTCATCACGCGCTCGAAAGTCTTTCGATGAACAATGTTTCCGAAGTCCGCATCGGAAAGTTTGTTGAGATGACCCTGAACAGTCCTACAAAACAGGAAGCAGAACAAACCGTTGAACAGGCGTGCAAGAAGTTACTTGCAAATCCGGTGATGGAGGATTTTCATTTCGTTGTTGAAGCGATATGA
- the gatA gene encoding Asp-tRNA(Asn)/Glu-tRNA(Gln) amidotransferase subunit GatA: MNTFDSLQQQLRNRETTCERITESYLRQIEQKRHLNVFRSLFSERAMERARVIDKKLSDNSAGPLAGMVIAIKDVINLKDEVTTCGSKILEHFVSPYDAMIVKKLHDADAIIIGKTNMDEFAMGSSTENSAYGVVLNPIDETRVPGGSSGGSAVAVAANLSRTSLGTDTGGSIRQPAAFCGIVGLKPTYGRVSRFGLVAFASSFDQIGPFGSCVRDVAHILQTIAGHDEHDSTSANIPVPKYLEQLTGDVKGLRIGLPKEYFADELDAEIRNAIMQKVELLKQHGAEVKEISLPHTEYTIAVYYILTTAEASSNLARYDGARYGYRSPNAKDLTSMYTKSRSEGFGSEVKRRIMLGTYVLSAGYYDAYYRKAQRVRRLIKQDFDNAFKEVDCLLTPVSPTTAFKFGEKMEDPLQMYLSDIYTVSANLAGIPGLSLPCGNDHQGLPIGLQLLGKQFDEGTILRVGDFLERC; encoded by the coding sequence TTGAATACCTTCGACTCACTCCAACAACAACTACGTAACAGAGAAACGACGTGCGAACGCATCACCGAATCGTATCTCCGTCAAATTGAACAGAAGCGTCATTTGAACGTTTTCCGTTCTCTCTTTTCTGAGAGAGCGATGGAACGCGCACGTGTAATTGATAAGAAACTCTCCGACAATTCTGCCGGACCACTTGCAGGAATGGTCATCGCCATCAAAGATGTCATCAATCTCAAGGATGAAGTGACGACTTGCGGTTCGAAGATTCTTGAACATTTTGTCTCACCGTATGATGCAATGATTGTGAAGAAATTGCACGATGCAGATGCAATCATTATCGGCAAAACAAATATGGATGAGTTTGCGATGGGTTCTTCAACCGAAAATTCCGCGTACGGTGTCGTACTGAATCCTATTGATGAGACGCGTGTTCCCGGCGGTTCGAGCGGAGGTTCGGCAGTTGCAGTTGCCGCGAATCTTTCCAGAACATCGCTTGGCACAGACACGGGCGGTTCAATTCGTCAGCCCGCGGCGTTTTGCGGTATTGTCGGATTGAAACCAACGTACGGTCGTGTTTCGCGTTTCGGGCTTGTCGCATTCGCTTCTTCGTTCGACCAAATCGGTCCGTTCGGTTCCTGCGTGCGGGATGTTGCACACATTCTTCAAACAATTGCCGGACATGATGAACACGATTCGACCTCGGCAAATATTCCCGTCCCGAAATATCTTGAACAACTGACAGGCGATGTCAAAGGACTTCGCATCGGACTTCCGAAAGAATATTTCGCCGATGAACTTGATGCGGAAATCCGAAACGCCATCATGCAAAAAGTTGAATTGTTGAAACAACACGGTGCGGAAGTAAAAGAAATTTCTCTGCCGCACACCGAATACACGATTGCAGTCTATTATATTCTCACAACGGCAGAAGCATCTTCTAATCTTGCACGATACGATGGAGCGCGCTACGGTTATCGTTCTCCCAACGCAAAGGATTTGACTTCGATGTACACAAAATCCCGAAGCGAAGGATTCGGCTCGGAAGTAAAGCGCCGCATCATGCTCGGCACATATGTTTTGTCTGCCGGATATTATGACGCGTACTACCGGAAGGCACAGCGGGTTCGTCGCCTCATCAAACAAGATTTCGATAACGCATTCAAAGAAGTAGATTGTTTGCTCACTCCCGTTTCACCGACTACGGCATTCAAGTTCGGTGAGAAGATGGAAGACCCGTTGCAAATGTATCTCTCGGATATTTACACCGTCTCTGCAAATCTTGCAGGTATTCCCGGTCTCTCACTTCCTTGTGGCAACGACCATCAAGGATTACCGATTGGATTGCAATTACTTGGGAAGCAGTTTGATGAAGGGACAATTTTGAGGGTCGGGGATTTTCTTGAGAGATGTTAG
- the sucD gene encoding succinate--CoA ligase subunit alpha yields MSILVDKNTRVVVQGITGGEGTFHTQQMIAYGTKIVAGVTPGKGGMQYNGNEQYPFKKAVPVFNTVADAVKNEGANAAIIFVPASFSAEAILEAADAGVKLIVAITEGIPAKDMVGVYDHLNRTGVRMIGPNCPGIITPGQCKLGIMPGFIHNPGRIGIISRSGTLTYEAVWQVSELGLGQSTCIGIGGDPVIGSSFTDLLKLFNEDENTDAVIMIGEIGGTAEETAAEYVKQHFKKPVIGFIAGRTAPPGRRMGHAGAIISGGKGTAAEKMDAMRKAGIHVVESPAMIGETVVKVLGKKTKKTVVTVAKSKKKKTITKSKVKSKK; encoded by the coding sequence ATGAGCATTTTAGTAGATAAAAACACAAGAGTAGTAGTACAGGGCATCACCGGCGGTGAAGGAACATTCCATACACAGCAGATGATTGCCTACGGAACAAAAATCGTTGCAGGCGTAACGCCGGGAAAAGGCGGCATGCAGTACAACGGAAACGAACAATACCCGTTCAAGAAAGCGGTGCCGGTGTTCAACACGGTTGCCGATGCTGTGAAGAACGAAGGAGCGAACGCTGCGATTATTTTTGTCCCCGCATCGTTCTCAGCCGAAGCGATTCTTGAAGCGGCTGATGCCGGAGTGAAATTGATCGTTGCCATCACGGAAGGAATTCCGGCAAAGGACATGGTCGGTGTGTACGACCATCTCAATCGCACCGGGGTTCGGATGATTGGTCCGAACTGTCCGGGAATCATCACGCCGGGGCAATGTAAACTCGGAATCATGCCGGGGTTTATTCACAATCCCGGACGCATCGGAATTATCTCGCGTAGTGGAACATTGACCTACGAAGCGGTGTGGCAGGTGAGCGAACTTGGACTTGGACAATCAACCTGTATCGGTATCGGCGGCGACCCGGTGATTGGTTCAAGTTTTACCGATTTGCTGAAACTCTTCAATGAAGACGAAAACACGGACGCAGTGATTATGATTGGAGAAATCGGCGGAACAGCAGAAGAAACCGCCGCTGAATATGTGAAGCAACATTTTAAGAAGCCTGTGATTGGATTTATCGCAGGTCGAACTGCGCCTCCGGGACGAAGAATGGGACACGCCGGCGCAATCATTTCCGGCGGCAAAGGAACTGCCGCGGAGAAAATGGATGCGATGCGCAAGGCGGGAATTCACGTCGTTGAAAGTCCTGCGATGATTGGAGAGACGGTGGTCAAGGTTCTTGGAAAGAAAACGAAGAAGACCGTTGTGACTGTTGCAAAATCAAAAAAGAAGAAAACTATCACCAAGTCAAAAGTCAAAAGTAAAAAGTAA
- a CDS encoding twin-arginine translocase TatA/TatE family subunit, whose amino-acid sequence MPNIGTGEIILILLIVLIFFGAKKIPELAQGLGKGIREFRKASREVQDELEKPATDSKKIEDKNAG is encoded by the coding sequence ATGCCAAACATTGGAACCGGTGAAATAATATTAATTCTTCTTATTGTTTTGATTTTCTTCGGCGCGAAGAAAATTCCAGAACTCGCTCAGGGACTTGGAAAAGGAATCCGCGAATTCCGGAAAGCATCCCGCGAAGTTCAGGATGAATTGGAAAAACCCGCGACCGACTCGAAGAAGATAGAAGATAAGAACGCCGGATAA
- the pssA gene encoding CDP-diacylglycerol--serine O-phosphatidyltransferase, producing the protein MRITRAVVPSLFTTLNMFCGFLSLIFTLEGNYTNAAWFIIIAAIFDSLDGLMARLTKSSSDFGVELDSLADVVSFGVAPSFLIYNLHLKSLGSWGILISAMPMVMAAMRLARFNVQLVGYDKDYFRGLPTPATAIMIASFILTYYKGTNGLTGFSAEILAPLSVGLSLLMVSTFKYDAAPKFSRRGISQHPWRFALSMLALSAMISSLGQAIFPIFVAFVITGPIRFVVQALRTVLRPAAQHEADENDLTSIDV; encoded by the coding sequence ATGAGAATAACACGAGCAGTCGTTCCAAGTTTGTTCACCACGTTGAACATGTTTTGCGGTTTTCTTTCTTTGATTTTTACGCTTGAAGGAAATTATACCAATGCCGCATGGTTCATTATCATCGCCGCCATCTTCGATAGTCTCGACGGTTTAATGGCGCGCCTCACCAAATCTTCAAGTGACTTCGGCGTCGAACTTGATTCACTCGCCGATGTTGTCTCCTTCGGAGTTGCTCCTTCGTTTCTCATCTATAATTTACATTTGAAATCACTCGGCAGTTGGGGAATTCTCATCAGTGCGATGCCGATGGTGATGGCGGCAATGCGACTTGCGCGGTTCAACGTTCAACTCGTTGGATACGATAAAGATTATTTCCGCGGCTTGCCAACTCCCGCAACAGCAATTATGATTGCTTCATTTATTCTCACTTATTACAAAGGCACGAACGGATTAACCGGATTCAGCGCGGAGATTCTCGCACCGCTCTCGGTCGGGCTTTCACTTTTGATGGTCAGTACATTCAAGTATGATGCGGCTCCGAAATTTTCCCGTCGCGGAATTTCACAGCACCCTTGGCGGTTCGCACTTTCCATGCTTGCACTCTCTGCGATGATTTCTTCGCTCGGACAAGCAATCTTCCCGATTTTTGTGGCGTTTGTAATAACCGGTCCCATACGATTTGTTGTTCAGGCACTTCGCACCGTGCTTCGCCCTGCCGCACAACACGAAGCGGACGAAAACGATTTAACAAGTATTGATGTTTGA